The sequence below is a genomic window from Chiroxiphia lanceolata isolate bChiLan1 chromosome 8, bChiLan1.pri, whole genome shotgun sequence.
TGAAAGGACTGGAAATGGAACTAATGCATCAAAGTGCAGACAATCAGCCCCTTCCTTACAAACTCAGATAAACAtctcaaatgaaaacacatGAATTGGGAGTGGAGGGAGAAGCTCTGGAGCATTTTCCACTTTCCTCATCATacagctgggaaaaagaaaacataaaaaatagaAGGCCCTTCTGCATTTCATTCTTCCTTGGCACTGTTACAAGCAGAGACTCAACAAGATCTACTTCAAACTCTTTTCCCACGTCTTTCTTCCGCTAGGAACTGGTGTTCCTTCACGCAGTCCCGGCTGGTGACATACATAGAAGCCTGCATGAAGGAGAAGTACATTGTCAACTCCCAGCAGCCCTGTCCAAATGGAACTCCTGACTGCCAGAAAATCATGTAAGTATCCTAAATGAAaccactgaagaaaacagaattttctctgACGTATCTAAGTGATGTTTTCAACAGTGTTGAATGACACATTCTAAAAAGAACTAAAGCATCCACACAGTTTAATACCAAAGTGATGTAGGGCTGCATTTATGTACCTAAAGGTGATCAGCCATTTAAGTAACCTGGGAGAACAACTGCCTTTCCAAGCCACCAAGTACAGGACTACAAGATGATTAAGGAATTTTTCATATCTTCCCACATGTTCAGAAAACATACAGAGACCACACCTTTTCCACGATTCTCAAGTCATAATATACACACATAGATCTCTCCGTCTGTGGCCATCAGAGAGACCATTTACATGGCAGGAGTCAGAGAACTGCAAATTCCCAGATCTCACTGTACTTTCACAAGGTCTGGCTGCCCAAAGAGTACTAGTGAAAGCCAGTAGTGTACCTTAAGGCACATATTTGAAGCTGGGAGACACTTTTTTTAAGCTGgactcacacacacactttcgaagtgttaaataatatttaattatcaTCTACACGTCCTCACATCTGTGTAGGTATTTGGTtgcaaaaatgcttttgttatttGCTAATACAAttaacttctctttctctgaacaacaaaaaaaagcttcacCATTGTGCCCAGGGGAGTTTTTAACAAATTTGTATCTTCCTGGGTAACAGTGAGGCTGACCACTGGAGCCTCTGACTGCATGTAAGAACGTGCACACACCTCCCGTTGTAAACAGTAatcctgaaaaataatcttatgtaaggaaaaaaaattgctgtggaCTGCCTATATGTTTTGCTAAGTAGCAGTGATAGAGATTATGACAAGTTTCTTAACTGTATTCTGCACTAGTCATCTCTGACACACTTGGTACCCAAGTGCCACCCGCTGACAACAACTTCTACTCTAACACCCAGCCCTTTACTCCACAGGTACAGGACAGCTCTGAAGCCAGTCTACCAAGTGAAACAGAAGGTTTTGAAGTCTTTGCAGTGGAAATGCTGCCCTGGATTTATTGGCAAGGACTGTGAACAGCGTGGTAAGGAAAGCTAGAGAACAAGTGTGAGAATGAACGACTAAatgccaggcacagcagcaaaaaataagtttgtctatttgcttttgcctttttttcgGAATCGGTGCCTTGTTTTATTTGGTCTGATATGCCCCAAATCACTGATACTTTGAGATAAGAAGTAGTTGTAATCAGCTGAAATTAGTAGTTAATTAGCATGAGCTATGTATTCTTCTGTTAATAGCAACCTTTGTAATCTTTACACACTGAGAAAGGTATTGATTTGCTAGGGGAGCCTGCCAGATGTCCATCTAGGTAGGAACTGGTGACATCAGAAAGCTACACTGTGAAATGCCCCTGTGGTCAGTTTATAGGATGAAATTATGTGGCTCAGGAAATCCCACCTTCCAGTACCCAATGGGACTGCAAGAGAGatggactttttacaagggcatgcagtgacaggacaaggggcttcaaactgaaagagagcatgtttagattagatatcaggaagaaattctttatatgAAGATGATGAGgcactggttgcccagagaagctgtggatgccccatcccaggaactgttcaaggccaggttggatggggcttcgagcaacctggtttagtggaaggttccctgctATGGTGAGAGAATTGGAAcccttaaggtcccttcccatccaAACCATTCAATGACTCTATGATCTGTGCAGCTGCTAAATAAAAGAGAGGGGAGACAGCATGGTTTAAAAAGTAAATGGTGCATTGGCAGGATTTAGCAAATAAGACTTGAAAAGCGgaattaaaacagatttaagaatttaaatggAATTAAGGGAATTTCAATGGATAAAAGATAATTCCCTTAGCAATTAAGGCAACCATAATAAAAAAGGCAAGCACGTGTGAAAATTTTCACGTCTAACTCACCTACAGACTCCACAGATAAAAGTCTCTgtaagttttgcttttcttcacagaTAGCTTTGACTTGTAGATTTATCTCTATGTGGTGCCTCAGActgaacttcatttttaatgttGGAAAGATATTACCAAAAGCAGTGCTTCTAGTTTAGTCTCTCTTTTGTTACACTCACTGACCAATAGCAGCTCCTCCATCATCATCTCATCATTCACTGTTGGTGCCACCAGAACGTTCAGGTAACTGTGGAACAAGGAAGAGGAATTTGCAGATCTTTGGGTGGGAcccccagaaaagaaaaaaaaaaaaagcatctattTGCAATAGACTAATTCCTAAGGACCAATAACTTGGCATGAGTTAAAACCCCCCACATTACTGCACAGCATTACCATGTATGCAATGTTGTAAGTCcatgcagggaaagaaaattctccAGACAAGATGGTCTTTCCCCAAGAATCCTGTCTCCACATCTGTTACACTACACATGAAATTCCTCTGTGTTGTCTTGCTACACTGTAGTAGTTTCTGCAtctaaaacattttcacagctttATCACATCTCAATTGCAGATCCTAATTTTATTCCGGCACCAGGAACTGAAAttgaaggaggagaagaagagttCTCAAACCACAGTATGTACTTGAAGTTATTTTGTTTGTCACCCTTTTACCTCTCAGTCACTGATCAGAAAGAAcaagttattttaataattttaacttGATAAACTCTGGACAATCTCTCCAGTGAAAGCATCATTTTGAAAGCTTTGAAACAATACGTTTATTGGCTTAAATGAGGGTTTTTGCTAGAACACTACATGAATGCTCAAGACAAAGCATCCAAAAGTTTCAAAGCTGTCTGCTGGCTGGTGATCAGTGATACCAATGGAGAATGCCAGCTGGTCCAGAGCCTTACATCTCTCAGTGCCAGGGATGTTAACCCCTTGCTCTGCCAAGTAGATTCACAGGAAAGCACACTGGGCTCACAGAAAAACAACCTACTCAAAACGCTATTTTAGAACAGCCTCCCAGTAGCTTCGAGATTACTGTTATGAGGTACCATAGATTTGTATCTCAGGCACTTCAACCTACCAATCTGAGTACCAAGGACTGTCCCTTACCACTTGGGAAATGGTGTGGCTTGCAGTGCTATTAAGTATCTTTTAGCAATTAGCCACAGCGTAGTATTGCAGCTCTGAAAGAGTTTTCTTTACATTATGCTCTCAGCACTGAATGAATAAGCAGCTGGTTTGCACAACTGAATTATATAAAACAAGAGATTTAAAGGTCAAAGGTAACCTTTGGAGGGTAAGAAGCCCTTGGGATAGCACAGTTTGAACACACCAGTTTCAGCAGCTCTCAGTGTATACTTTGAAACCTACAGCTGAAATTCACAGGTACTTATTTAGAATAACATTAGTTAAAGGGCCCCTCCATGAGTCAGCTCTGACACTTACACGCTCTGCTTCTGATTCCTCAGTGGAATGCCTCAATTGCTCTTTCATCCTCTCCTTTTATTCTGGATTGTTAAACCTTGCTATCCTTTCAGTCAGTGGCTTGAAAGGAGTTAGTattccaaaacattttcatggTATGGGGAGGTTTCTAATTAAAGAGTATTTTATTGCCATCATGGCTATTGTAGCTGAAGTTCTTTGcagatatttaaatacattagGTTTTCATCACTatcaaaaaaattctttgcaaagAAACTACAATTTAAGGTGCTGTAAACCAACATACCCCCTAAATGTCAGCATAaaattttcagagcaaaaagTAGACAGGTGTTCTCAGAGGTGTGGTATGAATACCTGTCGCCTGGTCGCTGCACTCCGTTGCATGACTTTGTTTTTTCAATCTTGTGACTAGTGTCAACATCAGTGGATTCCAGAGAAATGTTCGAAGTCATTCAAAATCATGAGGCTTTactggatgatcttcaaagTGATATTCATCAAGCAGTCAGCAACTTAGGTGACTTACAGAGGCTATTTGAGAACAACGGTACGAGCATGGTGTTAGAAGTGAACCAGAGCAATTCAGGTGAGAGGTCTGATGCAGAATTACCAGCCTGAGATAGGCCCCGTGAGACCATGCAGAccaggaagaaaacacaaaagcaaagatACCCTGATATTCCTTGGTCTGCTGGTTGCTtctagagagagaaaaaatgggTGCAATTCCAGTGCAAATGAAGGAACCAAAGAGTAACTTGAAATTGGAAATGTGATGAAAGgcaaatttcagaaaatgcctTAATTGAAGAATAAAGAGGTTGCTCACATCTAAAATTTGTTCATCTTACTATTCTGCTTCTGTGGCTTCTTCTCTTCTATAGGGATACAGAGTTTAGAtgtggtttttgttctttttctgtactCACGCTATATACTCTCCTGTGTGGAATATCAGATTGGTGTACAcgaaaaaatgaaacattttaccCTTCTCAGGAACATTATTCCTGCCCTATACAGgagtggaggggaaaaaaaaaagctactgaaTTTGACCTACTGTTGTGAGCCACTGGCTTACAGAAACGATTTCTAATGATACAGACTACTGTACTCAGTGAACTTCAAGGCACTCGAGTTTGAATTTTAAAGTTAGAAATCAAGCCTTAGGATAAGTCACACCCAATACAGATACTtcacagatttttcaaattatttactCATGGCCTGGAATATTCAGCTGTTAAGATGCTGTCTAACTTTGTGTCGTagtgttgttctttttctgatgcttcacagagaaaaaaggaaaggctcACCAACAAAGAACTGTTGGGAAAAAGGACAGTTATGGCCCCTTGCAAAACTGCCTGTCGAGGGGTTTCAAAAAGCATCATTTTTAAGACCTAAATGGGGAAATCAACACATGTCTAAGTTGTTGTCTGCAGACTCATAGACACCATGTGCTTTACAGTAACCTTGATTTAAGACTAGGCTATTTTTGCAATTGTCAAAATTGTCAATATCATGAGTTCAAATATCTGGGAAGTAAGATTGCAACTACTATAGAGAAATGCATACTCGAGTTACCCTGGTCAGATAAAGTTGTGTTccaaaaccagaatttaaatctaattaaattattttttcaactgTGTTAACAGATCCACAGGAAAGGCTTCTGCAGCAAGTTTTGTTTCCCTACGTGGAGAATTTtctaaggaaacattttaacCCGATGTGGGCAAGCTTCAACAGAAGCTTACAGAGCCTCTCCAACATAGTAAGAAACCTGTCCCATGACGTGGAAGCCAACAAGAGAAGCATAGAAAGATTCCGAGAGAGCTCTGTGCCCGAGAAGGAATTCCAAGAGCTGGGAACTAAATTTGAATCAAAAGTCCAAGAAAACATAGTGAGAGCTGATCAGGTGAAAAGAGATATAGAGAACCAACTGCACATGCAGCAGGCCAACATTCACTATAATCTCAGCATGATGAAGGCAGATACTGACACAAAGCTCAAGAAGTTTCATAAGATACAGCAGTCCCATTTCTTAGCTTTGAACAACAGCTTAGCAAAGGTGAAACAAGACCAAAACaatcttgaaaataaattggagactttggaaagaaatttaaCAGAACTCTCTTTGCATCATGGTCCCAAAGATGAAAACAGCCAGACAACCATCAGACAGATAAATGACATTCTGGCAGGGCATGCAAAGCAGCTTAAAGAACTTTACATGGAGTCAGATGTGGCCTTTCAGAATATTGCAGTTTTAGAGAGGTGGTttaaggagttaaaaaaaaatatgtcaaagTATAGGCCAGAAGATCTTACAATAACTTTAACTGAGAAATCGGTTATTATGGAAGAAAACAACGCAGCAATGGAAAGGCAAATATCAGAGTTCAACTACACTCTGTCAAACCTTCAGGAAAACTATTCAGATCTGTTGAGGTACATGGAGGAATGTAATTGCCAGAGAATATCTTCTGACACTGATGTACTCGAGGAAGATTCAAAGAATATCACTTATTCCCTTGAAGACACGCAGTCAAATTTAAAGGATATGAAGCACTTAGAGTCAGTTCTCAGAGATCTCTTGAGGAATGAAATTGAAGAGCTCTCCTCAGCTATTCCATCTATCCATCTGTCTCTTAATCTCCgtcaagaagaaaacagacagCTTCAGTCACAAGTCACAGCTTTGTCAGAAGACATAGGCTGGatgaagaagaaagatgaagaaactCATAGACACATCAAGTATCTCAACAGTTCTTTTGGCTCTCTTTTGGAAGATGCAATGCGGCACGAAGTAGCACTGGAGGCTTTACTGAAAGAAGAATTTGTGGATGTCTTGTTTGAAGATGATTTTAGCATCCTAATACCATCAGTATTTGAGCTGCAAGAATCTCTCAGACATATCTCAGATAAACTCCAAGAACAAAACGTGACTTTAGAGTCTCTTACAAGGAGATCTCATCTCTCAGAGAGAGGTCAACAGAATAATCATGATGCTCGTACACCTCCCAACCACCCCAGAGAAGAAACACAAACGCCCTCTGCTCTAGATGAAGTCAGCAGTCAAGGCAGCATCAGAGAGCACATGGAACCCAACTACGAGGCTGCCAAAGACGACTCCTTGGACAGCTCAGCTTATAACGATATCATGACTCTGAAGAATGATATCAAACACCTGAGCCTGGCAATCAAGAGTCATGAATCCAGAAGTGACGCGAATCTCTGCTGCAATCACACAATAGCAAATGTAATCGAGCCCCTCAACAGTTCTGTGGGGATTCTCTCCGCAGATTTAGCAACCATCAAGCGGCATCTGGATGAACatctgctgatttttaaaaagctatttgGAAGTAATGAAGAATTA
It includes:
- the MMRN2 gene encoding multimerin-2 isoform X2 — its product is MLVKLLLLCNTIGLAKLVEHPDHRGHHDGPVHSSKPRIYETSAYPQRTPLSHQEEGYWEAEGLREHAQDYHSSVISSHQEERGDFEAASPQSRNGNWCSFTQSRLVTYIEACMKEKYIVNSQQPCPNGTPDCQKIMYRTALKPVYQVKQKVLKSLQWKCCPGFIGKDCEQRDPNFIPAPGTEIEGGEEEFSNHNPQERLLQQVLFPYVENFLRKHFNPMWASFNRSLQSLSNIVRNLSHDVEANKRSIERFRESSVPEKEFQELGTKFESKVQENIVRADQVKRDIENQLHMQQANIHYNLSMMKADTDTKLKKFHKIQQSHFLALNNSLAKVKQDQNNLENKLETLERNLTELSLHHGPKDENSQTTIRQINDILAGHAKQLKELYMESDVAFQNIAVLERWFKELKKNMSKYRPEDLTITLTEKSVIMEENNAAMERQISEFNYTLSNLQENYSDLLRYMEECNCQRISSDTDVLEEDSKNITYSLEDTQSNLKDMKHLESVLRDLLRNEIEELSSAIPSIHLSLNLRQEENRQLQSQVTALSEDIGWMKKKDEETHRHIKYLNSSFGSLLEDAMRHEVALEALLKEEFVDVLFEDDFSILIPSVFELQESLRHISDKLQEQNVTLESLTRRSHLSERGQQNNHDARTPPNHPREETQTPSALDEVSSQGSIREHMEPNYEAAKDDSLDSSAYNDIMTLKNDIKHLSLAIKSHESRSDANLCCNHTIANVIEPLNSSVGILSADLATIKRHLDEHLLIFKKLFGSNEELVASKISLDITKTQSMLNRKEGRQQKGQDKQRDKKRPEKHRENMQVISGRNTVHTELLEKDSLVAFHVGFSEGKDKEKTVRFNETYFNYGNSYFPEHGHFKAPHKGIYLFVISVEFSSGPALGQLSFSRGYKRTLSSSQRKTPNGNTVTTFAMAEMEKGETVSFELLQGSVVKRSPPGTTMGGFLISKT
- the MMRN2 gene encoding multimerin-2 isoform X1, which gives rise to MLVKLLLLCNTIGLAKLVEHPDHRGHHDGPVHSSKPRIYETSAYPQRTPLSHQEEGYWEAEGLREHAQDYHSSVISSHQEERGDFEAASPQSRNGNWCSFTQSRLVTYIEACMKEKYIVNSQQPCPNGTPDCQKIMYRTALKPVYQVKQKVLKSLQWKCCPGFIGKDCEQRDPNFIPAPGTEIEGGEEEFSNHMSTSVDSREMFEVIQNHEALLDDLQSDIHQAVSNLGDLQRLFENNGTSMVLEVNQSNSDPQERLLQQVLFPYVENFLRKHFNPMWASFNRSLQSLSNIVRNLSHDVEANKRSIERFRESSVPEKEFQELGTKFESKVQENIVRADQVKRDIENQLHMQQANIHYNLSMMKADTDTKLKKFHKIQQSHFLALNNSLAKVKQDQNNLENKLETLERNLTELSLHHGPKDENSQTTIRQINDILAGHAKQLKELYMESDVAFQNIAVLERWFKELKKNMSKYRPEDLTITLTEKSVIMEENNAAMERQISEFNYTLSNLQENYSDLLRYMEECNCQRISSDTDVLEEDSKNITYSLEDTQSNLKDMKHLESVLRDLLRNEIEELSSAIPSIHLSLNLRQEENRQLQSQVTALSEDIGWMKKKDEETHRHIKYLNSSFGSLLEDAMRHEVALEALLKEEFVDVLFEDDFSILIPSVFELQESLRHISDKLQEQNVTLESLTRRSHLSERGQQNNHDARTPPNHPREETQTPSALDEVSSQGSIREHMEPNYEAAKDDSLDSSAYNDIMTLKNDIKHLSLAIKSHESRSDANLCCNHTIANVIEPLNSSVGILSADLATIKRHLDEHLLIFKKLFGSNEELVASKISLDITKTQSMLNRKEGRQQKGQDKQRDKKRPEKHRENMQVISGRNTVHTELLEKDSLVAFHVGFSEGKDKEKTVRFNETYFNYGNSYFPEHGHFKAPHKGIYLFVISVEFSSGPALGQLSFSRGYKRTLSSSQRKTPNGNTVTTFAMAEMEKGETVSFELLQGSVVKRSPPGTTMGGFLISKT